The Micromonospora sp. Llam0 genome includes a window with the following:
- a CDS encoding endo-1,4-beta-xylanase, giving the protein MSEGQMRHRTGSVTLTVRGRDGRLLADQAVTVAQQRHAFAFGNIGVDFVELVGGPHPEAVMGPGGADHTALEQLGGLWLNLFNTATLMFYWGSYEPWRGATDAERLTKTARWFAERGVTVKGHPLVWHTVQPPWLLGLDLDEVERLLCARIRDVVGGFAGTIDVWDAINEAVIMPVFENGENAITPLAHARGRIYMVRMAFEEARAANPAATLVLNDFDLTSAYERLIEEVLEAGIRVDAIGLQTHMHQGYRGEEYMCHTLDRFARYGLPLHMTETTLVSGHLMPPEIEDLNDYQTPEWPTTPEGEARQADEIVRHYRSLVAHPAVQSVTYWGLTDNGAWLGAPAGLIRADGSRKPSYDALEALIKGEWWLAPTAMRTGADGTVAIEGFFGDYTVSVGGSTATFTIGPTQTRAVVDLDVGGECR; this is encoded by the coding sequence ATGTCTGAGGGACAGATGCGACACCGTACCGGTAGCGTGACGCTCACCGTCCGCGGGCGTGACGGGCGGTTGTTGGCCGATCAAGCCGTCACGGTAGCCCAGCAGCGGCACGCGTTCGCGTTCGGAAACATTGGCGTCGACTTCGTCGAGCTGGTCGGCGGCCCCCATCCGGAGGCCGTCATGGGCCCTGGCGGCGCCGACCACACCGCCCTTGAGCAGCTGGGCGGCCTATGGCTCAACCTGTTCAACACCGCGACGCTGATGTTCTACTGGGGCAGCTACGAGCCTTGGCGCGGCGCCACGGACGCGGAACGGCTTACGAAGACGGCGCGGTGGTTCGCTGAGCGCGGCGTCACGGTCAAGGGCCATCCGTTGGTCTGGCACACCGTGCAGCCGCCGTGGCTGCTCGGCCTCGACCTCGACGAGGTCGAACGGCTGCTATGTGCCCGGATCCGCGACGTGGTCGGCGGGTTCGCCGGCACCATCGACGTCTGGGACGCCATCAACGAGGCCGTCATCATGCCGGTCTTCGAGAACGGGGAGAACGCGATTACCCCGCTCGCCCACGCCCGTGGCCGGATCTACATGGTGCGGATGGCGTTCGAGGAGGCGCGTGCGGCCAACCCTGCGGCCACGCTGGTGCTCAACGACTTCGACCTTACCTCGGCATACGAACGCCTCATCGAGGAAGTCCTCGAAGCCGGTATCCGCGTCGATGCGATCGGGCTGCAAACCCACATGCACCAGGGGTACCGTGGTGAAGAGTACATGTGCCACACGCTCGACCGGTTCGCCCGGTACGGCCTGCCGCTGCACATGACCGAAACCACGCTGGTCTCCGGCCACCTCATGCCACCCGAGATCGAAGACCTCAACGACTATCAGACCCCGGAATGGCCGACGACCCCGGAGGGCGAGGCGCGGCAGGCCGACGAGATCGTGCGGCACTACAGGTCGCTGGTCGCACACCCGGCGGTCCAGTCCGTCACCTACTGGGGCCTCACCGACAACGGCGCGTGGCTCGGCGCACCGGCGGGGCTGATCCGCGCCGATGGCAGCCGCAAGCCGTCGTACGACGCGCTCGAAGCCCTCATCAAGGGGGAGTGGTGGCTCGCGCCGACAGCGATGCGCACCGGTGCCGACGGCACCGTCGCGATCGAGGGCTTCTTCGGCGACTACACCGTCAGCGTCGGCGGCAGCACGGCGACGTTCACCATCGGCCCCACCCAAACCAGGGCGGTGGTGGACCTCGACGTCGGCGGGGAATGCCGGTGA
- a CDS encoding helix-turn-helix domain-containing protein gives MAVVDIYLRRPPTFSILVVTVMPRIVDPRLPATLRALREQAGLSLRDLAKRAYSSRSHLHDIEQGRKSPPPDLMVRLDEALGAGGHLAGMVRDDPAGLSGDEQQRLRAAITQPRRIDAGTIGSLAAVLAHQRRLEDVVGSVAVVRPVLAQLSAIEQLVNGARHDKHWSRLVDVAGQWAQFGGWLAATTGDHATGRSWYVRAMEWSTEAGNPHLTATVLSMRGHLAWVRGETAAMVELSRAAVWQPASPGVHALATQQEARGLAILGDAEGTDRQLDRAEELALRAADARDREPDWLYFYDPTFFSMQRGLAQQYLRRFDRAADLLTDGLDQLSGDVRRSDWIGWYVCQLASTHVAAGDRDVAASWIAEAREIADSTGAKRLAGEVAQVEQEIDC, from the coding sequence GTGGCGGTTGTGGATATCTACTTACGGAGGCCGCCGACGTTTTCGATCTTGGTGGTGACCGTCATGCCGCGGATTGTCGATCCACGTCTGCCAGCTACCCTGCGTGCGCTTCGTGAGCAGGCTGGCCTCTCCCTGCGTGATCTTGCGAAGCGGGCGTACTCAAGCCGATCTCACCTGCATGACATCGAGCAGGGACGCAAGTCGCCGCCTCCGGATCTGATGGTGCGTCTCGATGAGGCGCTGGGCGCGGGTGGACATCTCGCCGGGATGGTGCGTGATGATCCGGCGGGTCTGTCGGGGGATGAGCAGCAGCGACTCCGCGCTGCCATCACCCAACCGCGTCGGATCGACGCGGGAACGATCGGCTCTTTGGCGGCGGTGCTTGCTCATCAGCGGCGTCTCGAAGACGTGGTCGGGTCAGTGGCCGTGGTCAGACCGGTGCTTGCGCAACTATCAGCCATCGAACAACTCGTCAACGGTGCCCGGCACGACAAGCACTGGTCGCGGCTCGTCGATGTCGCTGGACAGTGGGCTCAGTTCGGCGGCTGGCTCGCCGCGACCACTGGCGACCACGCTACCGGTCGTAGTTGGTACGTCCGGGCGATGGAGTGGTCGACGGAAGCAGGGAATCCGCACCTGACGGCCACCGTGCTGAGTATGCGTGGCCACCTTGCATGGGTCCGCGGTGAGACGGCTGCGATGGTGGAACTCTCTCGCGCTGCTGTGTGGCAACCGGCGAGTCCTGGTGTACATGCGCTTGCGACCCAGCAGGAGGCGCGTGGACTAGCGATCCTGGGTGACGCCGAAGGTACCGATCGGCAACTTGACCGTGCTGAGGAGCTGGCGCTTCGGGCTGCTGACGCACGGGATCGGGAGCCGGACTGGTTGTACTTCTACGACCCGACCTTCTTCTCGATGCAGCGTGGCTTGGCACAGCAGTACCTGCGCCGGTTCGACCGAGCGGCCGACCTGCTGACGGACGGACTCGACCAGCTCTCAGGCGATGTTCGCCGATCAGACTGGATCGGCTGGTACGTCTGCCAGTTGGCTTCGACCCATGTCGCGGCGGGCGACCGCGACGTCGCTGCATCGTGGATCGCGGAGGCGCGAGAGATTGCCGACTCAACGGGGGCGAAGCGCCTCGCCGGGGAAGTGGCACAGGTCGAGCAAGAGATCGATTGCTGA